One genomic segment of Photobacterium sp. DA100 includes these proteins:
- a CDS encoding PilN domain-containing protein has translation MIAKVNLLPWREEGKKRYRQRFGLMLGGAVVAAVLLVGMSGWLFDTQLDIQSERNTRIQQEISVLENKLSLLPEMDIQREALLKRLSVITDIQKGRNHITQLLGLLPGLVPQGVYLDDISLTGEQVKFSGKGESNGHLATLLANAEQSEWVRDVTMHSIVRASDKEALIQFKASFVLASSPASSDGRSRND, from the coding sequence ATGATAGCAAAAGTCAATTTACTCCCGTGGCGGGAAGAGGGGAAAAAGCGCTACCGACAGCGCTTCGGCCTGATGCTGGGAGGGGCTGTTGTGGCGGCGGTGTTGCTGGTGGGCATGAGCGGCTGGCTGTTCGATACGCAGCTCGATATCCAGTCGGAACGCAATACCCGGATACAACAGGAAATCAGCGTGCTTGAAAACAAACTCTCGTTGCTGCCGGAGATGGATATCCAGCGAGAAGCCCTGCTCAAGCGGCTGAGCGTGATCACCGATATCCAAAAAGGCCGCAACCATATCACCCAGTTGCTCGGCTTGCTGCCCGGTTTGGTTCCGCAAGGGGTGTATCTCGATGATATCTCGCTGACTGGCGAGCAGGTCAAGTTCAGTGGCAAAGGGGAGTCGAACGGGCATTTGGCTACTCTGTTGGCCAATGCTGAACAATCCGAATGGGTAAGGGATGTCACCATGCACTCGATAGTCCGTGCCAGTGATAAAGAAGCCTTGATCCAGTTTAAGGCGTCGTTTGTGCTGGCCTCATCGCCGGCCAGCAGCGATGGAAGGAGCCGCAATGATTGA
- a CDS encoding pilus assembly protein PilP, whose protein sequence is MTIKPILCLGLWLALMGCQANDDSVELFINQAYQQAVARVEPLDEQPVFVAQVFTMSSERSPFQLPHQEPGIPGWEEGKACWQPRQRERSSPLESFSLDQLSMRGVIGGGGKEWALIHTPDGALVRVREGSYVGRNHGRVMAVTANKVAIEQIMPDGDGCWLKIPAILKLASQALPE, encoded by the coding sequence ATGACGATCAAGCCAATTCTTTGTCTCGGGCTCTGGCTGGCACTGATGGGGTGCCAAGCCAATGATGACTCAGTCGAGCTGTTTATCAACCAGGCATACCAGCAGGCTGTCGCCCGCGTCGAGCCGCTGGATGAGCAGCCGGTTTTTGTGGCGCAAGTGTTCACGATGAGCAGTGAACGCTCTCCCTTTCAGTTGCCTCACCAGGAGCCTGGTATCCCCGGGTGGGAAGAAGGCAAAGCCTGTTGGCAGCCGAGGCAGAGGGAGCGCTCGTCACCCCTGGAGAGCTTTTCGCTTGATCAGCTCAGTATGCGCGGGGTGATAGGTGGTGGCGGCAAGGAGTGGGCGCTGATCCATACCCCCGATGGTGCGCTGGTCAGGGTAAGGGAAGGAAGTTATGTCGGCAGAAATCATGGCCGGGTAATGGCCGTCACGGCTAATAAGGTGGCCATAGAGCAAATTATGCCGGATGGGGACGGCTGTTGGTTGAAGATCCCCGCGATATTGAAGCTGGCATCGCAAGCACTACCAGAATAG
- the pilM gene encoding type IV pilus assembly protein PilM encodes MFRNPLTIGIDIGHHSIKAVVLRQKKPELELVAFAEVEWPTPVLNNQNSVNAPALLSAVRKLKKGLPFGARRTVLALPDSAIISKVIQLDSHLTEEESVFAVEQAISASSPFPVEELRLDFFPIPAESFGEPAQTHPVQVYAARKETIDSRVDALRQVRLSPTVVELQTHALVWLEQYQAERLGSEGCWGMVDIGQSATAIGIRVPAGTVYRRELAMGCEAMSQIAQTLPVGGGNAERAEQFTKQLADHLKRQLQLYSTTYPRSPLQGIWLSGGGQHHVIEEMLARMLSISVRKIEPLLGFRRSAKLDLVLEGGSFGQFAVAAGLAIRGCCE; translated from the coding sequence ATGTTTCGGAACCCACTAACTATTGGGATTGATATCGGCCATCACAGCATTAAAGCGGTGGTCTTGCGACAGAAAAAGCCAGAGCTCGAGCTTGTTGCCTTTGCCGAGGTGGAATGGCCCACCCCAGTGTTAAACAACCAGAATAGCGTAAATGCCCCTGCGTTGTTGTCAGCCGTGCGTAAATTAAAGAAAGGGCTGCCCTTTGGCGCGCGGCGGACGGTGCTGGCCCTGCCCGATAGCGCGATCATCAGCAAGGTGATCCAGCTTGACAGCCACCTCACGGAAGAGGAGTCAGTGTTTGCGGTTGAGCAGGCTATTAGCGCCTCGTCGCCGTTCCCTGTCGAAGAGCTCAGGCTGGACTTCTTTCCAATCCCCGCGGAGTCATTTGGCGAGCCGGCACAGACCCACCCGGTTCAGGTTTACGCGGCCCGTAAAGAAACCATCGATAGCCGGGTGGACGCACTGCGCCAAGTCAGGCTTTCCCCGACAGTGGTGGAACTGCAAACCCATGCCTTGGTCTGGCTTGAGCAGTACCAGGCCGAGCGGCTAGGCAGCGAGGGCTGCTGGGGGATGGTCGATATCGGCCAGAGCGCGACGGCGATTGGGATCCGGGTACCGGCCGGCACGGTTTACCGACGAGAACTGGCAATGGGGTGCGAGGCGATGTCGCAGATTGCGCAGACCCTGCCCGTTGGCGGTGGAAACGCCGAACGGGCCGAACAGTTTACCAAGCAGCTGGCCGATCACTTGAAGCGGCAACTGCAGCTCTACAGCACGACCTATCCTCGCTCGCCCCTGCAGGGGATCTGGCTGTCAGGCGGTGGGCAGCACCATGTTATTGAGGAAATGCTGGCAAGGATGCTGTCGATATCCGTCCGCAAGATAGAGCCGCTGTTGGGATTCCGCCGTTCGGCCAAGCTGGATCTTGTGCTGGAAGGCGGCTCCTTCGGCCAATTTGCTGTTGCTGCGGGGCTGGCCATCAGAGGGTGTTGTGAATGA
- the pilO gene encoding type 4a pilus biogenesis protein PilO, with product MIDWQELELDEMPDWPLMAQALVVLIVAGVVALAGYWYWVSPRLDSLEGLKSQEQELRLQLVRRANQVAALPKVREQVEMLHSRYLQVVEQLPEEDELSSLLASVNDIGVRNGLDFQRIEWAARVEHPLFFELPLHINVVGRYEDIGRFAADIAQLPRIVSLKDIDLRRSHSQPGLLQLKVAATTYRFKAPSMEGA from the coding sequence ATGATTGATTGGCAAGAATTGGAACTTGATGAAATGCCCGATTGGCCGTTGATGGCCCAGGCACTGGTTGTCCTTATCGTGGCCGGTGTAGTGGCATTGGCGGGGTACTGGTATTGGGTCTCCCCCCGGCTGGACAGTCTGGAAGGACTCAAGTCCCAAGAGCAGGAGCTGCGGCTGCAGCTTGTCCGGCGGGCCAACCAGGTGGCGGCGTTGCCGAAAGTCCGTGAGCAGGTGGAGATGTTGCACAGTCGCTACCTGCAAGTAGTGGAGCAGTTGCCCGAAGAGGATGAGCTATCGAGTCTGCTGGCCAGTGTGAATGACATCGGAGTACGCAATGGGCTTGATTTCCAGCGTATTGAATGGGCAGCACGGGTTGAGCACCCGCTGTTTTTCGAATTGCCGCTCCATATCAATGTCGTTGGCCGCTATGAGGATATAGGCCGCTTTGCCGCCGATATTGCCCAGCTGCCTCGCATTGTCTCGCTGAAGGATATCGATCTGCGCCGGAGCCACTCCCAGCCGGGGTTACTGCAGCTTAAGGTGGCGGCAACGACTTATCGTTTCAAGGCACCGTCGATGGAGGGAGCATGA